In Falco naumanni isolate bFalNau1 chromosome 5, bFalNau1.pat, whole genome shotgun sequence, the following are encoded in one genomic region:
- the SINHCAF gene encoding SIN3-HDAC complex-associated factor, which produces MFGFHKPKMYRSIEGCCICRAKSSSSRFTDSKRYEKDFQNCFGLHEARSGDICNACVLLVKRWKKLPAGSKKNWNHVVDARAGPSLKTTLKPKKMKTLSGSRIKSNQISKLQKEFKRHNSDAHSTTSSASPAQSPCYSNQSDDGSDTEMSAGSSRTPVFSFLDLTYWKRQKVCCGIIYKGRFGEVLIDTHLFKPCCSNKKSAAEKPEQEGSQSPAISTQEEW; this is translated from the exons ATGTTTGGCTTTCACAAACCGAAGATGTATCGGAGTATAGAGGGCTGCTGTATTTGCAGAGCTAAGTCTTCCAGTTCTCGTTTCACTGACAGCAAACGTTATGAAAAGGATTTCCAGAACTGTTTCGG GCTCCATGAGGCCCGCTCAGGAGATATTTGCAATGCCTGTGTCCTGTTGgtgaaaagatggaaaaaattgCCAGCAGGATCCAAAAAAAACTGGAATCAT GTGGTAGATGCCCGGGCTGGACCCAGTCTTAAAACAACactgaaaccaaagaaaatgaaaactctgtCTGGAAGCAGAATAAAGAGCAATCAAATCAGCAAACTGCAAAAGGAATTCAAACGGCACA ATTCTGATGCCCACAGCACCACTTCAAGTGCCTCCCCAGCTCAGTCGCCCTGTTACAGTAACCAGTCTGATGATGGCTCTGACACAGAGATGAGTGCTGGGTCTAGCAGAACaccagttttctcctttttagaTCTCACATATTGGAAAAG GCAAAAGGTCTGCTGTGGAATTATTTACAAAGGGCGTTTTGGGGAAGTCCTCATAGACACTCATCTCTTCAAACCTTGCTGTAGCAATAAAAAGTCTGCCGCTGAAAAGCCAGAACAAGAAGGATCACAGTCTCCAGCAATCTCCACCCAAGAGGAGTGGTGA